The following proteins are encoded in a genomic region of Hippoglossus hippoglossus isolate fHipHip1 chromosome 3, fHipHip1.pri, whole genome shotgun sequence:
- the gcfc2 gene encoding GC-rich sequence DNA-binding factor 2 isoform X2, whose amino-acid sequence MFNKKPRRNFRQRKQSSSDGEDPRETSGDGGDTEIPPAGFNKLLKVTPGRGISCSSKPESTPPRRDSPDSSGGEEAEPKEVTAGKEERGDDAGKKKTNTVLSFSDDREAEEPAFRLKKSSDKAVLFQSRKKEASLAKTTNSTAPAGVSVPPSVSPRQDSDSQSSPHGLNNSDDSEDDDNDDDDSDSKKDDDDSDEGGARSPSASSASDSSRSPARPVRIPNAEAILAAKRQRQAVRSQKEYISLGRDGQSSAGSTPDHYSRDEDDEERVNDDDDEPDDHERRIEFAPRLKSIRERIAEKIGGSDGSLSWTDGEEQELWEETQIGKGVKRHPGQQSPSGSESSSSSISRRDRRRQKMRTAGARISKTLPSISVSMVKRRITGKLDSLKEVHRARQAELRRMEGDVESATTSVEALSESSSERQLKFYRSMTLYVHNLLECLQEKVVEINSLELDLHTVLSDQMDELCAQRRQKVKEQAERLQQLSYSTEEQGGSSANGSENQGGTSTEEDSDIPEDSQPSAEEEEQLQKEKADIMLRSQALFSDVQDDFCDVKKILSRFEEWRGSYSDSYHSAYISLCLPKLLNPIIRHQMLSWNPLKDASGDFENLPWFPAVETFCHGHGHEELEHTDRETLSNVIEKTVLPKMTAFVELVWDPMSRQQSACLTDVCHSLKEDYSIFEGEQSKPVKTFIEAVVRRLRSCVDDDVFIPLYPKKLVLRGQVVSSESLQGTTVLDGHKTTR is encoded by the exons ATGTTCAACAAAAAGCCCAGGAGGAACTTTCGCCAGAGGAAACAAAGCTCCAGCGACGGAGAGGACCCGCGGGAGACCAGCGGTGATGGAGGCGACACTGAAATTCCTCCGGCGGGGTTCAATAAGCTGCTCAAAGTGACCCCGGGCCGCGGGATCTCCTGCAGCTCCAAGCCGGAGTCGACGCCTCCGAGGAGGGATTCGCCTGACAGCAGcggcggagaggaggcagagccgAAGGAAGTGACAGCGggaaaagaagagaggggggacgatgcaggaaaaaagaaaacaaacactgtcctCAGCTTCTCTGACGACAGAGAAG cTGAAGAACCAGCATTTAGACTGAAGAAGTCCTCTGATAAAGCTGTGCTGTTCCAATCCAGGAAGAAGGAAGCTTCACTTGCCAAGACCACCAACAGCACAG cCCCAGCTGGTGTCAGTGTCCCACCATCTGTTTCTCCCCGGCAAGATTCTGACAGTCAGTCTTCACCACATGGTCTGAACAATAGTGAtgacagtgaagatgatgataatgatgacgATGATAGTGACAGCAAGAAAGATGACGACGACAGTGATGAAGGTGGTGCCAGGTCTCCCTCAGCTAGCTCAGCTTCGGACTCCAGCCGCTCTCCTGCTAgaccag TACGTATACCCAACGCTGAAGCGATCCTGGCAGCCAAGAGGCAGCGTCAGGCCGTTCGATCCCAGAAAGAGTACATTTCCCTGGGCAGAGATGGCCAGAGCTCCGCAGGTAGCACCCCAGATCACTACAGCAGGgacgaggatgatgaagaaagagtcaatgatgatgatgatgaaccaGATGATCATGAGAGAAGAATCGAGTTTGCCCCACGACTGAAGAGCATCAGAGAGAGGATTGCAGAGAAGATTG GAGGGAGTGATGGCAGTCTGTCATGGACTGATGGGGAAGAGCAGGAGCTTTGGGAGGAAACACAAATTGGGAAGGGAGTCAAGAGACATCCAGGACAACAG aGCCCATCTGGCAGTGagtccagcagctccagcatcAGCAGGCGAGACAGACGAAGACAAAAGATGAGAACAGCAGGGGCCAGAATCTCAAAGACCCTTCCTTCTATCAGTGTTTCAATGGTCAAGAGGAGGATCACTGGGaa aCTGGACTCCCTGAAGGAGGTGCACAGAGCACGGCAAGCAGAGTTGCGGAGGATGGAGGGGGATGTTGAAAGTGCTACAACCTCAGTGGAGGCGCTGAGTGAGAGTTCCTCAGAGAGGCAGCTGAAGTTCTACAGGAGCATGACCCTCTATGTCCACAACCTTTTGGAGTGTCTACAGGAAAAG GTTGTGGAGATCAACTCTTTAGAGCTGGATCTTCACACTGTGCTGTCTGACCAGATGGATGAGCTGTGTGCTCAGAGAAGACAGAAGGTCAAGGAGCAGGCCGAGCGTCTGCAACAGCTCAGCT ATAGCACAGAGGAACAGGGTGGAAGCTCAGCCAATGGATCAGAAAATCAAGG TGGCACAAGCACTGAGGAAGACTCTGATATCCCTGAGGACTCCCAACCTtcagcagaagaggaagagcagctaCAGAAGGAAAAGG CTGATATCATGTTGAGGTCCCAGGCGTTGTTTTCGGACGTTCAGGATGACTTCTGCGATGTTAAAAAGATTCTGTCTCGCTTTGAAGAATGGAGAGGATCTTACTCTGACTCTTACCACAGTGCCTacatctctctgtgtctgccaAAGTTGTTGAACCCGATCATTAGACATCAGATGCTGTCGTGGAACCCACTGAAg gatGCCAGTGGGGACTTTGAAAACCTCCCATGGTTCCCAGCAGTGGAGACTTTTTGTCATGGACATGGCCACGAGGAGCttgaacacacagacagagagacgttGTCTAATGTCATAGAAAAGACTGTCCTACCCAAAATGACTG CCTTTGTGGAGCTGGTGTGGGATCCCATGTCCCGTCAACAGTCAGCCTGTCTCACTGATGTGTGTCACAGCCTGAAGGAGGACTACTCCATCTTTGAAGGAGAGCAGAGCAAACCAGTCAAG ACGTTCATAGAGGCTGTGGTGAGGAGACTGAGGAGCTGTGTTGATGACGATGTCTTCATCCCTCTGTACCCAAAAaagtta